Proteins encoded within one genomic window of Aquarana catesbeiana isolate 2022-GZ linkage group LG03, ASM4218655v1, whole genome shotgun sequence:
- the LOC141134193 gene encoding olfactory receptor 1500-like — translation MDGKNRSSLTIIHLLGFQTPHSITLLIFFLLLIVYCVTVCGNLLIITLVSYSKSLHSPMYFFLSHLSISDILLATDILPNTLHALSMKKTIMSFSDCITQFYFFDVSETSECLLLTVMCYDRYVAICKPLHYTLAMNFQFCYKMVITCWVLSVSIVLILTLTISQLTFCDLNVIDHFFCDLYPILQLSCSDTSFVQLEVTLLSSLFVVIPFFIIIVSYVYIIITIFKMSSISSRQRVFSTCSSHLTIVCIYYGTLLCVYLIPSRGKSWDITKFLSLLYTVATPLMNPIIYSLRNKDLKEAVDKIIHYCLDLLWHKQHNVLSN, via the coding sequence ATGGATGGGAAAAATAGGAGCTCGTTAACCATCATCCACCTCCTAGGATTTCAGACTCCGCACAGTATAACTTTATTGATCTTTTTTCTTCTCCTCATAGTTTATTGTGTTACCGTTTGTGGAAACCTCCTGATCATCACTCTGGTGTCCTACAGTAAATCCCTCCATTCCCCCATGTACTTCTTCCTCTCCCATCTCTCCATATCAGATATTCTATTAGCAACTGACATTCTTCCTAATACACTTCATGCTCTTTCGATGAAGAAGACCATAATGTCATTTTCTGATTGCATCACCCAGTTTTATTTCTTCGATGTCTCAGAAACTTCAGAGTGTCTTCTCCTGACAGTGATGTGTTACGACAGATATGTGGCCATCTGTAAACCATTGCATTATACCTTAGCAATGAACTTCCAGTTTTGCTACAAGATGGTCATCACATGTTGGGTTCTAAGTGTTTCAATAGTATTGATTCTCACTTTAACCATATCACAATTAACATTTTGTGACCTCAATGTTATAGACCATTTTTTCTGTGATCTTTATCCAATCCTGCAATTATCTTGCTCTGACACAAGCTTTGTTCAACTTGAAGTGACATTGTTGAGTTCTCTATTTGTTGTCATCcctttctttattattattgtgtcatatgtttatattattattaccaTTTTTAAAATGTCATCTATTTCCAGCAGGCAGAGAGTTTTTTCAACATGCAGTTCCCACCTGACTATTGTTTGCATTTATTATGGTACCTTGCTTTGTGTTTACTTGATCCCAAGCAGAGGGAAGTCATGGGATATCACTAAATTCTTGTCATTGCTGTACACTGTAGCCACCCCTCTAATGAATCCAATTATATACAGCCTGAGGAATAAAGACTTAAAAGAAGCTGTAGATAAAATCATTCACTACTGTCTGGATTTGCTTTGGCATAAACAACACAATGTATTGTCAAATTAA